Genomic segment of Yoonia sp. R2331:
ACCGCGCTGTCGGGATCGGGTTCGGCATAAAGCATCAGAGCCATGCGATTGGTCAGCCCAACGATGTCATCTGCCGCGCCGTTGATTTGCTGGCAAGTTGACACCGCACAGCGCCCGCGAAAGTTGCGCTGCCCTGGCACCAAAAGCCAGCCGGTCTGTGCATCACCCTCTGCCAGACAATAGCCGTCGGTATTGGGCAGGCCTTCGATGCCAGCCATGAAATCAAGTGTGACATCGCTGGTGCAGGTGGGCAGGGTGCCGGTCAACGCATTCAGGCTGCGACGCGGCCATGACAGCATATTCTCGCGGATCGTAGCACCGTCGCCATAAAGATCAGTGTTGACCACAACGTCCATCGCGTTGACGCGCACGGTGCAATCGTCAGCCAATGCCGGTGTGCTGGCGCAAATGGCCAGCACCGCCGCAATCGCCTTATGCTTTGGCCCGTTCATCAAAGCTGAGCGCGATGAAGGCTGGGGTATCATCGCCCATGCCCACGATCTTTTCGTGCTGTTTGCCGCCACCGTCACCCTTCTTGCCGCCGCGATTACGGCCACCGCGCTGGCGCGGTTCGCGCTGCGGTTTATCCTTGGACGTATCCGTAGTCTCGGCAGATTTGGGCTCGTCCGTTTGCGGGGCCTCTGCTACGGGTGCTGCGTCAACCTCTTCACGCGGCTTGCGCGAGCGGGTGCGGCGTGGCTTGTCTTCACGCACAGGGGCATCTTCTTCGGGCTTGGCACCACCTTTGCTGGGCATAGGATCGTCCAGCCGGGGAATTTCGTGGTTCACCAGCCGTTCAACGTCAGCAAGGTTCTTTTCGTCGCGCGGATTGCAGATCATGATCGCAACGCCAGAGCGGCCAGCGCGGCCCGTGCGACCAATGCGGTGCACGTAGTCCTCAGCGTGGCTGGGCACATCAAAGTTGAACACGTGGCTCACGGCCGGAATATCCAGACCCCGCGCCGCCACGTCAGAGGCCACAAGAAAACGCAGGCGATTTTCGCGGAAACCATCCAGTGTCCGCGTCCGCACGCTTTGGTCCAGATCACCGTGGATCGCACCGGCATCGTAGCCGTATTTCTTCAATGATTTCGAAACGATATCCACATCCGACTTGCGGTTGCAGAAGATGATCGCGTTTGAACACGCCTCGCCCTCGGCATCAATCAGCGCACGCAACAGCTTGCGCTTTTCGCTGTCGGCACGGTCACGGCGCGAGCCTTTGAACATCACAACGCCCTGTTTGATGTTCTCGTTCGTGGTTGCCGCGCGGGCGACCTCAATCTTGACCGGGGCAGAAAGGAAGGTATTGGTGATCCGCTCAATCTCGGGCGCCATGGTGGCCGAGAAGAACAGGGTCTGGCGGGTGAAGGGCGTCTTTTTGAAGATCTCTTCGATATCCGGAATAAAACCCATATCAAGCATCCGGTCGGCTTCGTCCACCACCATGACCTTGACGTCTGACAGGATCAGCTTGCCACGTTCAAAATGGTCCAGCAGTCGGCCCGGTGTGGCGATCAGCACATCGACGCCTTTGTCGATCAGCAGGTCCTGTTCCTTGAACGAGGTGCCACCGATCAGCAGCGCCTTGGTCAGCTTGGTGTACTTGGCATATGTATCAAAGTTTTCAGCAACTTGTGCGGCCAGCTCGCGGGTGGGGGCCAGCACAAGGCTGCGCGGCATCCGTGCGCGGGCGCGGCCCCGGCCCAACAATGTGATCATCGGCAGGGTAAAGGCCGCCGTCTTTCCGGTGCCGGTCTGTGCGATGCCCAACACGTCTTTGCCTTCGAGAGCGGGTGGAATGGCACCGCCCTGAATCGGGGTCGGCGTGTCATAGCCCGTTTCGTCGATGGCTTTCAGAACCTTTTTGTCGAGGTTCAGATCAGAGAATTTTGTCATGTAGCCCTTTCAAGTCTTGCGGCTTTATTGGCCGCAAGATTGCGCGGCCCGCTGGACCGGATTGTCCAAGCGTTCGACAAAAAAGCCCCTACGCCCTTCTTTCAGAAAGGTCAAGGAAACCTGCCGGTTCAGGGGCTTATTCGGCCGAAGGGTGCAAATCAGGGCAATATCCGGCGCGTAGAACGGCGATCGACGGTGCCGGCGTCATAACTGTCATGTCACCGGTTCTGGGGCGCGGCCGTTTTGGGCCATATCCATCAGGTGAGTAGGCGCGCATATGGTCGGACCGGATCAGGTGCGGGCGATCAGCCACCAGCGCAAAACAGCCATTCGGCAGATCGGCCGCCGGTGCACGATGGGTGATCTGCCGATGCTGGCGCGGGACGACGCGGGTTCGATGCAAGGCGTCATCCATGTCTGGTGCACTCGGGACGGACCCTGTGGCATCGGTCCAAGCCTCGCGATACCGCAGGTAGGCCGCGCGCCTGCAATAGGCACAAGGGCGGTGCCCGGCTGCAATTGCCACGGCCTCGTCCAAAAAGAACAACTCAGTCCAGTTGCGTCCGGTCATGACCTGCCGTTTGCGGCCTTGCCAGTGCAAGACGCAGCAAATCCAGGCCTTGTGCCGCCAGCGTGCGGTTCCAAGGGTGCGATCGGGATTATGGAGGATGCCCCGGTTGCCGGTCATCGTTCCGCGTGCGGACAGGGCGACGATCTGGCCGTCAGGCAGGACACGGTTTTGCAAAGGCATACCGGCAGGTTAGGGGGTCTGACGCAGTTGCGCCAGTACGCGGACGAAAGCCTCTGCCGGAACGATGCCTTCGGCACGTCCGCGCAAACCCCAAACCCGCAAAGGCAGCCCACTACGGGCAGCGGCGCGAAAGGTCGCTTCGGACAGATGAACAGCGCCGACCTCTGCTGCCTGACATCCGTCGATGCAATGGGTGCGCAGTCGGTCATGGCGGACGTAGACCATGTCATGCCCTAAAGAGGTGACCCGTTCGATCCGCGGTCCATTTGCGTCGCGCCGCCGCAGATTGGTCAGTACCGCATATCCCGTTTGCCCGTCTTTGACGATGATCGTGGGGCGCGCCACCAGGATTGCATCATCATCGCGATAAATCTCGCGTTCCTGAACAGTGATTGTCTGATGTCCGGTCCATGCATCTCTGGTGACCAAGACTTGGTCGCGGATACATCCCGCGAGAAGCAGGAACAGAAGGGGTATGCGCCACATGCCCGCACAGTGTTCGCAGATTGGTTAACAAAACCCAAAGACCAACAACGAAAAAGGGCGCCTAAGTAAGGCGCCCCCTTTGCAATCTGTCGACGATTCTTAGGCCTTGCGGCGCTTTGCTGCGGCCAGACCACCAAATGCCGCAATCAACAACCAGCCGGCTGCGGGAAGGGGCACGTCGTTGAGGTTGCCGTCTGGCAAGTCAGCAAGATTCAGGTTGAAGTCACCATGAGAATCGAACCCAACAAAGTCAAAGTGCTGTGCAACAGTTTGATCGGCCGCATCGCTTGTCTTCGTGGCGTTGAACCAGAACGACATCCCGTTCTTGTTGTTGTCGACCAAGGCATTGGCATCAATCCCGACCTGCGCAGGGTGATTGCTATTGGTCATGTCGGCAATGCTGTAGCTCAGACCCGCCAACGTGCCGAGGCCAGAGATTGTCGATGTGCCATCGATATCAAAGTAATTCCAAAGCGACGGATCAATGTCGCCATTTGCAATCATCTGCTGATGTGCCTGGCTTGCGCATCCGCCGTCTGGACCACCAACAAACTGGCAGTACCCGGCTGATGGGGTGGTCTGCGTCAATTGAATATTCACCGCCATTTCGATGGCCGAATTCGCGATGTTCTTGATCGTCCCGACAAGAGACGCCTGCGTACCACCGTTGCCAACGATGAGCGCAGCATCATTCTTGAACGACCAAAGATGGCTCAACTGCGAGGAAATCCCAAAACCCCAGACGGTTCGGTTTCCGTTGTAGTCAGACGCGGCATAGATCCCGTCTGTCAATTGTGCAGCTGATGCAGTGAACGGTGCCGTCGCAGCAAGAATCGTAGCCGCAACTATTGCCCTGAATTTCATAACCTTAACCCTCGTAAACAAAACACTGGTCAAGATTTTAGCGGATTTCCGCCTGTTTTTCAACACAATTGGCCCGGGGGTAGGTCAGACCATCATCTCTTTTGTGTTTGACAGGGTCACATCCGGATAATCACGGCCGACACGGTCGATGTCCCATTGCAAACGGGTCAGGAACACCGTGTCGCCGTCGTTATCAAGGGCAATGTGCTGTTTGTTGGCAGCGGCAAAGGCGTCGACAGCGTCTTTGGCACCATGAACCCAACGTGCCGATGTGAACTGAGAACCCTCAAAGCGAACGGGCAGCCCGTATTCCATCTCAATCCGGCTGGCGAGCACTTCGAATTGCAAGGCACCGACGACACCTACGATAAAGCCCGACCCGAACGTCGGCTTAAACACCTTGGCGGCCCCTTCCTCGGCGAATTGCATCAGGGCCTTTTCAAGGTGCTTTGCCTTCATTGGATCACCAGCGCGACACGCCTGCAGCAACTCCGGAGCGAAAGAGGGGATGCCAGTCACCCGGATCGCTTCGCCCTCGGTCAGCGTATCACCAATGCGCAGTTGCCCGTGGTTCGGGATACCGATGATGTCACCCGCCCAGCCTTCTTCGGCCAATTCGCGATCAGCGGCGAGGAACATGACCGGGTTAGCGACGGCCATCACCTTTTTGCTGCGCACATGCGTCAGCTTCATGCCGCGCTGAAAGTGACCAGAGGCGAGCCGAACAAAGGCCACGCGGTCGCGATGCTTGGGGTCCATATTCGCCTGCACCTTGAACACGAAACCCGCGACGTTCTTTTCCTCGGGCGCGATTGACCGGGGTTCAGCCTTTTGCACCTGTGGTTCGGGGCCATAGGTGCCGATGCCGTCCATCAGCTCTTTCACGCCAAAGGAATTGATCGCAGAACCAAACCAGATCGGCGTCATCGACCCGTTCAATACGCTTTCTTGGTCTAGTGGGGGCAGCAGCTCTTTTGCCATCTCGATCTCTTCAAGGAACTTGTCCAGCAGACGGGCCGGGATATGTTCGGCCAATTTGGGATCATCAAGTCCTTTGATTTCAATGCTTTCCGCGACCTTGTTGCGGTCGGCGCGGTCCATCAATTCCAATCGGTCGCGCAGGATGTCATAGGTGCCCATGAAATCGCGCCCAACACCGATAGGCCAGGCTGCGGGGGTAACATCAATCGCCAGATTCTCCTGAATCTCGTCGATAATTTCGAACGTATCGCGGCTCTCGCGGTCCATCTTGTTACAAAACGTCAGAATAGGAAGGTCGCGTAAGCGGCAGACTTCAAACAGTTTTTGCGTTTGGCTCTCGACCCCTTTGGCCCCGTCGATCACCATCACAGCAGCATCCACGGCCGTCAGCGTGCGATAGGTGTCTTCGGAAAAGTCAGAGTGGCCGGGCGTGTCGACCAAATTAAAGCGAAAATTGTTGTCCGCATTGGCAAAATCAAATGACATTGCCGACGCGCTGACAGAGATGCCGCGGTCTTTTTCCATCTGCATAAAGTCCGACCGCGTGCGGCGCGCTTCGCCTTTGGCACGGACCTGTCCGGCCATCTGAATTGCGCCACCATACAGCAAGAATTTCTCGGTCAGTGTGGTCTTGCCCGCATCCGGATGCGAGATAATTGCAAAGGTGCGGCGGCGGGCGATTTCGGCAGGAAGGTCAGGGCGATTTGTCATGGCCACCCTCTATCGCGGCGGGCTGCAAAGGGCAATCAGCGGGGTCAGGGCGATTTCCTGATGTGGTTCACATCTGTTGATGAGCTTCAAACCGGGCGATTGCAGCTGAAACCTATGTTGCGCGGCCAGAACCCGCGCAGCGGCCACGCAGCATCCGGCCAAATGCCGCCCTGCTATCGGATAGCGCGGTGGCATTATTGCTTAGCGGCACGGTCGAGGTCCTTAACTCTTGGCAGAGATATCTGCATCAGAGGGGATCACCATGATCAATACGAAACTTTCCGCGCTGGCCCTGCTGGGGCTTTGCGCCTGCGGTGGCACCGGCACACCTGTGACCACCACCAATCCGGTGCCAAGCGCCGCTCTCAGCTTTGCTGAGATTGCCGACATCGCCGACGACGTGAACCGAGGCTACAATGCTGTTGGCATCACACCCAAGGCGCAGGTCCCGATCAGCGGTGGCGCGACGTATCAAGGGGCCGTTGGTGGCACGGTGGCTGTGCAAGGGAACGTGACGGATGTCGCCGGTGTGATGGCGATGGACGTCGACTTTTCCCGCGACCGGGTGGGCGGTCTTTTGGGGAATTTCGTGACCCGTGCCGGGGATCCAATTGACGG
This window contains:
- a CDS encoding VPLPA-CTERM sorting domain-containing protein — protein: MKFRAIVAATILAATAPFTASAAQLTDGIYAASDYNGNRTVWGFGISSQLSHLWSFKNDAALIVGNGGTQASLVGTIKNIANSAIEMAVNIQLTQTTPSAGYCQFVGGPDGGCASQAHQQMIANGDIDPSLWNYFDIDGTSTISGLGTLAGLSYSIADMTNSNHPAQVGIDANALVDNNKNGMSFWFNATKTSDAADQTVAQHFDFVGFDSHGDFNLNLADLPDGNLNDVPLPAAGWLLIAAFGGLAAAKRRKA
- a CDS encoding peptide chain release factor 3, encoding MTNRPDLPAEIARRRTFAIISHPDAGKTTLTEKFLLYGGAIQMAGQVRAKGEARRTRSDFMQMEKDRGISVSASAMSFDFANADNNFRFNLVDTPGHSDFSEDTYRTLTAVDAAVMVIDGAKGVESQTQKLFEVCRLRDLPILTFCNKMDRESRDTFEIIDEIQENLAIDVTPAAWPIGVGRDFMGTYDILRDRLELMDRADRNKVAESIEIKGLDDPKLAEHIPARLLDKFLEEIEMAKELLPPLDQESVLNGSMTPIWFGSAINSFGVKELMDGIGTYGPEPQVQKAEPRSIAPEEKNVAGFVFKVQANMDPKHRDRVAFVRLASGHFQRGMKLTHVRSKKVMAVANPVMFLAADRELAEEGWAGDIIGIPNHGQLRIGDTLTEGEAIRVTGIPSFAPELLQACRAGDPMKAKHLEKALMQFAEEGAAKVFKPTFGSGFIVGVVGALQFEVLASRIEMEYGLPVRFEGSQFTSARWVHGAKDAVDAFAAANKQHIALDNDGDTVFLTRLQWDIDRVGRDYPDVTLSNTKEMMV
- a CDS encoding DEAD/DEAH box helicase — its product is MTKFSDLNLDKKVLKAIDETGYDTPTPIQGGAIPPALEGKDVLGIAQTGTGKTAAFTLPMITLLGRGRARARMPRSLVLAPTRELAAQVAENFDTYAKYTKLTKALLIGGTSFKEQDLLIDKGVDVLIATPGRLLDHFERGKLILSDVKVMVVDEADRMLDMGFIPDIEEIFKKTPFTRQTLFFSATMAPEIERITNTFLSAPVKIEVARAATTNENIKQGVVMFKGSRRDRADSEKRKLLRALIDAEGEACSNAIIFCNRKSDVDIVSKSLKKYGYDAGAIHGDLDQSVRTRTLDGFRENRLRFLVASDVAARGLDIPAVSHVFNFDVPSHAEDYVHRIGRTGRAGRSGVAIMICNPRDEKNLADVERLVNHEIPRLDDPMPSKGGAKPEEDAPVREDKPRRTRSRKPREEVDAAPVAEAPQTDEPKSAETTDTSKDKPQREPRQRGGRNRGGKKGDGGGKQHEKIVGMGDDTPAFIALSFDERAKA